From the Manihot esculenta cultivar AM560-2 chromosome 14, M.esculenta_v8, whole genome shotgun sequence genome, the window AAAACATTCTTGCAAGTGACCCTTTTCTCTTCTCCCATTGACACTGCTAAATTCACCTGCCTGCTTAAAAGAGGGAGATCTGCTCCTACTTCTTTGATTCCTGGGAGACCAGCTAAAACAAAGTAACAAACAGCAAGAAATTCAGTCTCTTCCATAGATACCGAAAATTATACCACAAATAAAATTACACGCTAATAGTGCAGCAAAATTGCATAGGATTTTCTGAAGCACTAAAATAGGACACAGTAAACTGCACAAACATAAATACAGCTGCTTACCTGCGAGATCTActtctcttttctcttattcTTCGAGTAagattcctcctcctcctcctcctatcTAGAGGTGAATGGCTCCGGCTTCTCCCTCTTTTACTACGCCTATAAGCATGGTGTGAATCATCAGAGTCACTGTCTGTAGCACCTTCTCTGACCAGTCTTCCAAACCTATCTATTTTCTGTATATTGGAAGTAGATTTTGCAACATTGTCCGCATTGTCCTCATATTTACCACTAAAAGAAACATTTTCCTGCACACCTCCTGAGGCATCTTCTTTTGGGATAATGTTCTGAGAAGCAGCATTGTTGATAGATGGTTGGTTCTCATACTTAGTATCAGTAAGTTTGGTACTCAATCCACCAGCAGTGGATAGTGAGACAGTCTCCTTAACCTGTCTTTGTGAATATGAGGAAAAGTCTGAAGCTTTACATGAAATGCCAGATTCAGAAAGTTGCCCAAACCCCCCTTTTGTCTTGCAGAGACTCCTAGATCCAGTATCCCCCTCCAAATCAATTCTGGTATCTCTATGCAAATTTTCAGTGCCAACTGCAACTAATTGTGAAACTGTTTCAGGATTTACATCTTTCAAACTTGGATCGTCGTCATTTTCTGAGCTGTCATTAGAAGCATAGTCTTGCAGATGTCTGAATGGGCTACTGCGTTTAATAACTTGACCCAAATAGCTGTCAGAATTTATGCATTTGGCAGCTGCTCCAGCCTTAGATGAACTATTATCATCAGTTAAGAATGTAGAAGATTTCACTCTGTCGCTAGAAAAGGGATATTCAGTAGCTGCAGTTGAATTAATGACTGGGCTTTGAACTCTGAAAACTGACCTCCCAAATGTCAAGTCACCATGACTGGAGGCTAGCTTTGACCCTGAATATTTCCAAAAATAACTCATTAAACCCATTGGATAAGAAAAAAAGATCTAAACATCATCTAATAAATTAAGTTAAATATCCTAAACATAAACTCCAAGAAACATTCTCAATTCACTGGGGAGCAAATATTAACATGATCATGAAATATACAATAGAATAACAACGGAATTAAGGAAGCAAGGTTTATCAACAAACAAATCAAAAGCCCCACAACATATAGTTCTCTCATTGAGACAAAAAATCACGTATCAAAACATGCAATAGAAAAGAGGAATAAGAGAAGGAACTGTTAATTTATTCATGAAGGAAAACCAGTGCACGGTGTTCAACACTTACCGTCTTCACCCAGTCTTTCAGATAAAACCATCGTGGCTGCATCAGATCCTGCTGAACTCACTAGCGCATTCAACtgcttttttttatcaaattcgcTGCTTACAGGATCAGTTGCTTGAGTTGAAGTTTCAGTAGGCGGATTCACAGCCTGGTCAACATCAGACCTGGTGATATCATCTAAAGCAAAGAAAAACAAACAACCGGAGATCAAGAACTTCAGCAATGCATTAaacttataaataatttgaatagATGATATACTATATGACttaaaaaatactatacatAACCAGTTACACTAACCTTCCATCTCCATATCAGAATCAGCGGGTGAATGCGGTTCAGTTGTGACCATCGAACGATTGGTTGACATTGCAGGTTGGATTCTGTCTGATTCACATGCCAAAAGACTCTGCTTCTTTTTCCACAAAAAATACTCATGTGCAATTGCAGCTTCACTTTCCGGCTCACCACCGAATAAAAACTTGAACTCTGGATTCTCATATTCCTTTAGACGAGCCATTTCTTCATAAGAAGAACCATCCTTGGCAATGAGTTGGCAAAAATCTTCGATCTTCTGGACAATTCTCTCTTCTTTTGGCTTAGGTGGACAAGGATCATAAGATGCCGCAATTTTTTTCAATGAAGAAACATCTTTGCCTGGACAATTCACATCGCTGCCACTTCGACGTTCCAAAAGTAGACTTCCATCACCCACAGAAAAATTGCGTACAGGAATATTATGCGCAGTCTGTTTGAGTAGTTTGTTCGAATCAGCAAGATTAGAGACATGGGATATGTCGGAACCAGCAGGAAGAGGCATAGATACTGAAGATGAGGAAAAGACAGGTGGTGGTGAAGATGGTGGAATTGGTGGTGGAGAAGGAGGtagtggtggaggaggaggcgTTGGTGGAAGAACCGTGGAAGCCATTTGAGAGTTTCCAACTGTTTCTGCTGAAGTACTCCCAGATAGAGCTAAACTTGAATAAGTAGGAGGGAGAGGAGGGGGTGGTGGAACTTGCTGTAGACTCTGCAAACCCACTGGCTGGCGAGGCAGCTGATGCATTGGAGCTCCAGGAGGAGGAGGGGGAGGGAGTCCAGGTGCTAAATAAGAAGAATGCTGTATAGTTGTATATACATGTGGCAACTGTCCGGGAACTGTTGGCGGTGGAGGCAAATAAGGCTGACCTGCGGTGGGCAACCGAAGTGGACCTTGCCGAACTGCAAGATGTGGGGCCATAGGACCATGCTGATATATAGGCAGGCCAGGCTGACCAGGGCGAGGTAGAACTTGAGATGATGGTAACGGTGGACCTTGCTGGAAATTGTGAGGTAAAGGAGGCAGAACCGGTGGCTGCTGTAAAAATGGAGGTGCCCTGGGTGTCTGAGGACCTTGTCCAAATTGAGTATTATAACTCCCTTGACTAAACATCTCAGAATCTGCAATTTGATTAGTACCTATGAAACTTTCCCAATCCCAGTTCACTTACAAACCAATGAGGAGCTCAAGTATTCTATCTGAAACAGAAAAGCAAGAAGCTTAAACGACGGTAAGATGATAACAGTGCACAAGTAATTTGTCCTAATAATCCAAGGAGCAACTTCATCACGCAAAACCAGCAACCCAATAATCAGCAGAACGAGCAAAATATACAAAAATTagaaacaaaacaaaagaaatcaATCTCCAATGCCGACTTCAGTTGCATAGAAAACCCAGAAAAATAAGCATGAAAACATTGAACTCCTTGTATGAAATAGAAACTGAGGTATATTATGCATCTTCAGAAGAGCAGAACCTCAAAATTCATAACTTTCTATTGACTTTTTTTTCTACGAAACAGATGGAGAAGGAGAGGATATGCAATGACTAGAGTCTGTATGCGTAAATTTAATAAGCAAGCATGAGATAATGAATGATCGGCTATCAAAAAATCAAGTGAGAATGATACTTACCCAAGGCCATAAATTAGGAGGAAAAAACCCTAGAGGCTAAGGATTGAGAAATTTGGAATATAAATTATGGGGTTTCATGGGGGATTGAGTGAAATTGAGGTGATGCCTggttttaaattttcttatacCCGGACATGGAAGGAGTGGTAGTTTCTAATGCTCTTGTGTGTGCACATATGTATGCTAGATTTTAATTCGGGTCGGTTTAACTCAGCGTGAGAACAAAGGAAAATAAGTTTCGCATTTTAATTatcacaaaattttaaaaagccaTAACTGTTTTTTTTGCCGAGTAGGAATTGGAGTTTTAGAATTCCAATTTGGATgtacagtttgatttttttaaaaaagaaaaacttatcTTTTATAACTTAATAATTCACTTTCTTTACTTGTAACTTTTCCActcattttcttattttttttataattcatgaataacttaattttttaattttttttatagttttctattgtaatttttaaaaaaactttataaaattaaaattgaaattctttaaatagaattatgcaattttagtaaaaaaatatataatcattatttaatttatatattttattacatttaaatatgtaaaattatattgaaattatataatacaaaacatatcattaaaaaatatgaaaaaaaacatcattaaaactatataatataGCTATAATATcactataaatatttttaaaaatatacacaCAAAATTGATTTATCAATATAAttccaatttaattttattaaaattattgataaaaactaaaataataaataattaattaaataaattcaatttctaatgcatcaatttttttcaattttaatacaatttttttCGATTTAATTCAGTATTTCAAAATCTGTGTGGAGTCTAAGTGGAAGGAACCCTCGTGATAAGCTCATTGAGTCATTGGTGTAGGCCTCGTGGCTCCTATCATCACCTTCCACAAATCTCCaattttctcttaatttttattttacaaaatgaATCGATGACCAATTTTTTATAAGATAATTTAAacaaactaataataaattccAGAAAATAGTgtttgttttatgaaaatatttgtatgttttatgattttttgataagaaaattaattaataaaaaattaaataataaagaataattttttttagaaaaatatttattaaatataaattattttatcaaataaatataactaaataattaaatttaaaaaagtgacgtatttgtaaatttttaaaataaaattactgaaaaataaaatatccacATTTCGCCTCACTTAAATGCTAATTTTAAAGTGCTCGCGTCTTTCACCGTCAGACGCTTGCATTCAGATCTGATCCAATTAGCCATTTGCAGGTTAGtgtcactctctctctctctcttccctcTTCCTTGCGGTTTCGAGTTCTGCTCGTTCGCTTGAAAATTTAGCTAAACAAACGAAACGCACTCTTTCAAGTTTTACATTGCGTGTTTTCTCGTCAACCAAACAGACCTGTTCACTATAATTTCCTCGATACTTTGTTGGTTGTACTTGATGTTCTCTTTATCTCAATGAATCTCTTTTTGTGCAGCCACATTTGGCTTGGATCTGttagatttttattaattagggtAGATGTTCATAGAAAGAGTTTAGATTGTGCGAACAGTTTTAGTTTGGTTGATGTGGGAATTAATATTGCTTAATTCTAATTATGCTTTTCAATTAAGGCGAACCCTTCTTTGAAATTTGATGCGATGTTAATTTTGAAAATCTCTCTCTCACGCATAAATAGGTGATGATGCTTAAAATAGTGAATGATGTATGTGACTGTGATCGGTGATAAGTCGTGGGAActgtaaatattaaatttttactggCCACAGTCCGAGATACATTCATGACTGCAATCTGCATGCATCGCTATTAGAAAGTTCTTGTAAATCATTTGTAGTTTtgctctgtgtgtgtgtgtgtgtgtgtctgTTAGTTGTAATCCTTTTGAAAAACGTAAAGTTTATATGCATATGAAAATCTTTATCCATCTGTTTGCTAGTTTTGAGCTCTGAAATTTTCGTTATTCTTCTTTGCACATTTGCTAGAAATTTGTGTATTTCAAGTTgagtttttctcttttcttttctgatgGATAATATTTGCAGACCCTAGCCTTTCTCGTATAACAGTTCTAATCGAGAAAATGGGTCGTGGAGTAAGCAGTGGTGGAGGACAGAGTTCTTTGGGCTACCTTTTTGGAGATGGGGAGGCTCCAAAACCCACTAAAAATAATGTTGAAGCGCCTCCTAAGAACTTGGATCCGGTTGCAAGCAGTGGACCAGCTCAGAAGCCCACTCCTGCTGCCTCTCCTGTAGAGGCCACCAAGCAGACTCCCGCTGGTGTCCCAGCGAACACTACA encodes:
- the LOC110600436 gene encoding protein SPIRAL1-like 1; amino-acid sequence: MGRGVSSGGGQSSLGYLFGDGEAPKPTKNNVEAPPKNLDPVASSGPAQKPTPAASPVEATKQTPAGVPANTTNNYFRADGQNCGNFLTDRRTTKVHAAPGGGSSLDYLFGGDKK